From a region of the Salminus brasiliensis chromosome 4, fSalBra1.hap2, whole genome shotgun sequence genome:
- the polh gene encoding DNA polymerase eta — MEFGKERVVALVDMDCFYVQVEQRINPELKNKPCVVAQYKTWKGGGIIAVSYEARAHGVTRNMWADDAKKLCPDLQVARVRESHGKADLTHYREASVEVIEVMSRFAVVERASIDEAYMDLTASVQKRLKDLMTERIEPHLLKATYVQGFPLGTAKLPQTGDVLGDKEEHRSLGLRHWLDSLPPSSQSDCAELCLAVGALIVEEMRAAVEEHTGFRCSAGISHNKVLAKLACGLNKPNRQTVLPLGSVPELFRTLPISKIRNLGGKLGVSVTETLGVEKMGELTQFTRAQLEEHFGEKTGQWLYDICRGIEFEPVKPRQLPKSIGCSKNFAGKTALATRGQVQHWLYQLALELEERLNKDREMNGRVAKLLTVGVRQVGNKKPCSFSRCCALARYEASKISADSLAIIKSLNTAGSHQEAWSPALTCLHLSASKFNDTSLGGIVSFLSSDVAPTQSLLGSTQSPAETEPTTKKPGAIQTLFQKAAKKKKAEENLKKEEPDDHAWSSCPPPSAISQNLSSPSPQKAAVSKTSISSFFQRKSLEKNLQVETGLPSSKQCDWVKETSADSEKTLTERVPQDHSGGSYSLSVEAEQGSASLPEHADFKDTREDFHTCERCGQEVLVWEMPEHHDYHFALDLQKSFSSSSASSSSASASDLLRAGTPLSSRGKSRSKTQAGPQPKRARATETITLDSFFKKS, encoded by the exons ATGGAGTTCGGTAAGGAGAGAGTGGTCGCCCTGGTGGATATGGACTGTTTTTACGTGCAGGTGGAGCAGCGAATAAACCCTGAGCTTAAGAATAAGCCCTGCGTTGTAGCTCAGTACAAGACCTGGAAAGGAGGCGG CATCATAGCAGTCAGTTATGAAGCCAGGGCCCACGGCGTCACCAGAAATATGTGGGCAGACGACGCCAAGAAACTGTGTCCAGATCTTCAGGtcgcgagagtgagagagtctcATGGCAAGGCTGATCTGACCCA TTACAGGGAAGCCAGCGTGGAGGTAATTGAGGTCATGTCCCGCTTTGCAGTCGTTGAGAGAGCCAGTATTGACGAAGCATACATGGACCTTACTGCCAGTGTACAGAAAAGACTGAAAGATCTGATGACGGAACGCATTGAACCTCACCTTCTGAAGGCCACTTATGTCCAAGGCTTTCCTCTTGGCACCGCAAAGCTCCCACAAACTGGAGATGTGCTGGGGGATAAAG AGGAGCATAGGTCTCTGGGTCTGCGGCATTGGCTGGATTCACTGCCCCCCAGTTCTCAGTCGGACTGTGCAGagctgtgtttggctgtgggGGCACTGATTGTGGAGGAAATGAGGGCCGCTGTGGAGGAACACACTGGTTTCCGCTGCTCTGCAGGCATTTCTCATAACAAG GTCTTAGCCAAACTTGCATGTGGCCTCAACAAGCCCAATCGCCAGACTGTCCTGCCTTTAGGATCAGTACCCGAACTCTTCAGGACTCTTCCCATCAGTAAAAT CCGCAACCTGGGGGGAAAGCTGGGGGTTTCTGTCACAGAGACATTGGGGGTGGAGAAGATGGGAGAGCTGACTCAGTTCACACGCGCCCAGCTTGAGGAGCATTTTGGAGAAAAGACGGG GCAGTGGTTGTACGACATTTGCAGAGGAATTGAGTTTGAGCCAGTGAAGCCAAGACAGCTCCCTAAATCCATCGGCTGTAGCAAGAACTTTGCAGGAAAGACAGCCCTAGCTACAAGAggccag GTCCAGCACTGGCTGTACCAGCTTGCCCTGGAGCTAGAGGAGAGATTGAATAAGGATCGAGAAATG AATGGTCGGGTGGCCAAGTTGCTGACTGTGGGTGTTCGTCAGGTTGGAAATAAAAAACCATGTAGTTTCTCCCGCTGCTGTGCTCTAGCACGCTATGAAGCCTCTAAAATATCTGCTGACAGCTTAGCCATCATTAAGAGCCTTAACACTGCCGGCAGCCATCAGGAGGCATG GAGCCCTGCCCTTACCTGTCTCCATCTGTCTGCCAGTAAGTTTAATGACACCTCATTAGGGGGAATTGTCAGTTTCCTCAGCAGTGATGTGGCACCAACACAGTCTCTTCTGGGCTCCACTCAGTCCCCCGCCGAAACAGAACCAACGACAAAGAAACCAGGGGCAATCCAGACCCTTTTCCAAAAAGCTgccaaaaagaaaaaggcagAGGAAAATCTGAAGAAAGAAGAACCTGATGACCATGCGTGGTCTTCCTGCCCTCCTCCATCAGCCATCTCTCAGAACCTCTCTAGTCCTTCTCCCCAGAAAGCAGCAGTGTCTAAAACATCAATTTCATCTTTTTTCCAAAGGAAGAGCTTGGAGAAAAACCTGCAAGTGGAGACTGGACTCCCAAGTAGCAAACAGTGTGACTGGGTGAAAGAGACCAGTGCTGACTCAGAAAAAACTCTGACTGAGAGGGTTCCTCAGGACCATTCAGGTGGGTCCTACTCTTTGTCGGTCGAAGCTGAGCAAGGCAGTGCGAGCCTGCCTGAGCACGCAGACTTTAAAGACACCAGAGAGGATTTCCACACCTGTGAACGCTGTGGACAAGAAGTGCTGGTGTGGGAAATGCCGGAACACCATGATTATCACTTTGCACTCGACCTGCAGAAGTCT